The nucleotide window AATTGTAATGGTTATTCAAACCTCCGCATGATTTGAGGATCCCTATTGTACCATTGCAGCTAAGCAAAATCCAATAGCTAAAAATGGATTGGCTACAGCCTACAGTACCTACCATTGTAGCTAAGCAAAATCCAGAATGCAACTTCGCAACAGAATGCAACGACCTAAAATCGTATGATTCACAAACCACAACTATGTCGAATCCAACAATGCAAGCGCATATAAAACATATCAACCACACCTTGAACAACTAAACGAATAATCGGTAACGGAGAATCGAGAGGCACCATCATCCCGGGATGCAAAAGTACCACGAAACAAACGACTGTCCGCAGCCCACTACACATGCAAACCGATCATCGTTTACAGACTGTTCGCTTGGTcatgataagtcatggctgaaaatactacTGTCGGTTGATTTGGTGTGAAAAAAAAATACAGTTCGTTAACTGAAAACAAACCAAACAAGACCAAATGACCAGGGCAGAATTTGATCACTAACCATTCGTTGTCTCTTAACACTGCAGAATTGCAAATAGTTCATGACAACACGAGTAGCAAAATTTGAAAATGCAACCAAACAAAGCCGAAGTTTTTGTTTCGCTTGGGACAGGTTCGACAGTGACAGTATCCAAGCACCAGACAAGCTCAGCGGTAGCGGCGGAGGGAGAGGGTCTGGTTGCGCTTCCAGGTGGCTCTCCTGGAGGGCCTGTTCTTGTGGTGGGTGTGGCCCTTGCCGCGCAGGCCACGGAACTTCTTGCCTGCGGAGGTGAGGCCACGAAGCTCACGGTGCTTGTGGACAGGGTTGCATAGCCAGTTGATCCTTGGGTCGGTTTTGATGGCTTTGTGGGCAACATCCACAAGGATGATCTCAAAGTACTTGTAGGTACTATCCTGTGTTAGGAGTGATGGACATGTCAAGCCATTAGCACAAACCCATAAGCTAGTATCTCTGTAGACGAATTTTCTTGTTACAATCCGGCGTACCTCATTCAACCAGTAGGAGTTAAGAACCCTCAAACCACCAAGCTTGCGTCCGGCTCTCTCCTCAGCTACAGACCTCTTGTTCCTCTGGAACTTGAGCTGGGTGATACCCTGGTGTTTGGGCTTGCCATATACAATACCCTTAGGCACAGGCCTCTTCCTGCCACCACGCCTCACACGGACACGGTAGACAACATAACCCTGAAGATGAATGAACACAACACATCAAACAAAAGCAAATGACAGTAGCTACTCAAACTGCATTAATAAAATGAAGTAAACAAGCCTAACATAGCATCCTACGAGTCTAATGCGCAGAAATCCTACTCCAAAAATTTATTGCGTAACAAGAAAAGGCATACATGTCAGACAGCTGCATAACTGCAACAAGACCATGCAGTGAAACAACAGTAAGTTGGATCACTGTACTCACCAAACAAGTTTTCACTGCCACAAGCTGACACGAGCataatataaatatataaataaatggTCTTACATTATCATTATCTCACCACATAAAAATCAGCCAAACAAATCACAAACATAATGTGATTAAATGGCTTAAATCGTATTAGCCTAGCCTGGCGAAATAACCCACATAAAACTCTATTAATTTTATGGTCCAAATGCAATGCACCATCATAGGCAGCAAACAAAAAAGACTCAATTTCAAGTTATGTTCAGATTATTCCAACTCAATAAGTAGCTACGATATTTGGCGCACAACAAACTGCAGCATCAACAGGTTGCACTTATCAATTTAGTAGCTAGCACAGCTTATCATAATCTAAATTCAGGCATTATATATCCAAACATCGTAATAATGCCCAAACAAAGGCTCCAACACATGTTTTTATTGTACATACTGAACAGCAGTACTACATTTTGCACACAGAAAACTGACAACAATCTATCGCCTGAAACTACAGTAGAAATGGTCCACCCAAAGCCGTGAAATCTCATAAACACAAACCAGCAAACGGCGATATGACTGCGCAGATCGAATCCTAAATGGCTTCAAGCCCTCAACCAACCTATATCTATAATCACTATCTCACGGCAGGCAACAGAACAGAGCGCCAGGCGGGGAGATCTACCTGCTTGGCCTTGTAGCCGAGGCGGCGGGCCTTGTCAGGGCGGGTGGGCCTGGTGAGGCGGACGATGGCCGGCTGCTGCCTGTACTCCCAGCAGCGCACGCGCTGCACGAAACGCATCACGTCCGACTGTTTCCTCCTCCATAGCTCCGACACGTACTTGTATGCCCCTGCGCAACGAACAGGCCGTCAGAGAGAGAGACGACGCACAAAGGCCCGCCGGCACGGAGAGACCAGAGAACATTTGcgggacggaggaggaggagctcacccatgGCGGATGCGGCTGCGTGCGGCGGTTGCGGCGGCTGGGAGGGAGATGGAGTGCGCGGAGAAGCCCGGGGTTTGGGTGGGAGGTGCGCTTATATTCGCGCGATGGGAGCCTCGTCGCCGTCGGATGGGCTAGGGTTTTGGAACGGTGGGCGGAGGATGGTTGGAGATGTGGGCCGAGCCAGCTGGGCTTGCCTGCGTAAGCAGATGGGCTTCTGTTGGAAATAGGCTTCTGTTgatctttttctttaattttctatttttattGGAAGAAAAAGTCTATTCTATTTCTACCTCCTCCTACCATAGTGCCCATGCTAACGCCACGGCTTTATTTCAGAAATGCACAAAAACAACGACGATATTTTTCATAGTTCAAGTTTCACACAATTTTTTGTTTGAGGGAAACAAGTTTCACGCAATTATATATGACAATGTATATAATCCGGAAAACACTTATACATAACAAGGCATAGTAAGGTTATGTCTCGCCTCAACCGTCTAATTTACAATCTGCTGAAGACCTTAAGTAGGTCTTGGAGTTCTCCAGGGATATTGTCTCCACGTTCATTTGCATGGCTCTTCAAAATGTCCACCAAGAATTTCGTCCTCAGGAAAGTTAATAGCTGTGCATGACAGATAATAAGTTAACTTATTAATTTGATATGTATTCTCAACAATCGCCATCACATCCTCGCAAGCACGCTGTCTTCGTCTTATTCTAGATCAACCATTTCTGCCTCAATTCCTATATTCTTTTTCAATTGTTCTATATCGAGATGAGCAAAACCTATAATAATTAATTTTATATACCAAATTATGAATCAATCTCTATAGTTGTTGCCGGACAGGTAACAGTGATAAGCTCAGCTTTTCACAATTATATAGATGAGCCACTGACTGTCGATTGCTGCTAACTAAAGGCAAGAAATTCTTTATCTCCTACTTTTTTCTACAATGTTATCTAGGTTGCTGCAAATTTAAAATAATAACAACCTGCAAGGAAAGAAAGGATGATATTTCATCAGACAAGAGATAAGGAGCGAGAAGAATACAAGCTAATACTAATATATTTGACCGCGCCCACCGCCAGCGACATACAAAGCCTAAAAAGGACCCAGAGAGGACTGCCACCCAAAATAATATGATGTAAATCAGCATCGATCCAGATTAAGCAAAAGGACAATATATTTCTTGAAAATGCTGGCCCTTTCATATTCAGTAGTTTTGCAAAAGGATGGCCAGTATTAAGCAAAAGGATAATATGATCTAAGAGTAGTTTTGCATAGAACTTAGATCCAAATCTTTACTTAAGATTCTTTTCCCTACATAAACATGAGAAAACTACATTTAATGTAGCCCATCGTCTATCCTGCATTCCTACCCATCAGCTAATGACAGATAAGTAGGAGAAAATAATACTGGCCACAACAATTATACCGTTTAGCATCTTGCATGTGGATAGCTTATACAAACTAAAGAACCTAAAAATTATTACCATTGATGTTACCTCAAGCCTGTCATTTTCTTTTGACATTACCTTGTAAGCTCTCTACAAAGCCCACATCTCCTGCACACATAGGCAAACAAGAACAAACTGCAGTCAATAGATAGAGTAGATAATTTGGCTTTAGAACTTGAGTATATATCCAGTTTTATTTAACAAAATCGCAATCACACATTAGCAAAGCAAGATCGTGACCATGACCTGTTTAAAATAATAATAACCACTAAGTGTTGAACCTGAGTTGCTATCAAGATTTTCAGAACTACTAGATTTTTTAAGGAAGTTGAGAAGTCACAGCTCTATTTATAAGATACAAAACCGTCCCATGGATAGATGTCATTAGAACCATGCTTGTATAGACCGTTTTGTTCTTCCAGCGATAAGATGAAACATCACAAGGCATAGAGAGAAACAGGAAAGTAAACTAAAAATGGAGAGAAGTCATGTAAAAATCGGTAGATAGTTGTACCTAGTTTAGTAAAAAAAACAGAGGCCATAAGCTGCAAATTATTATTTGGAGCAGAGGCATCTGGTCGACAGAGCAGTAATCAtgatgtttttctttttttcaacaAATTCATGTACAGTAGACTCTACAAATGTAGTGCTACAAGCACCAAGATGCATTAAAACAGATCCAAAAGGAACCACTAACTTTGATCCAAAACAATGCAATATGAAAGCGTAGTCCCACACTTCAATAGCAGAGTAACTTCCTGGAGCACCCCCCACTTCAATAGTAGAGTAACTTCCTGGAGCACATTAAAAATGAATGAAACATGCTGGAGTACTGAGAGGGTAAAGAACGCATTTACAAATTATTCATACTGAAAGCATCtatgcccctagttgggtttcggtgattaatgacgatataagattactatgactaacgtgtgttttgcagaggtaacttgagttaggtcatggtaatggtgattgactgggcaattatggttttcatgcccgtGTCGATAGAAATcgcttcggttttcaaaggatggatgattatgttaaggacggactagttctaagtatcgtttagcgttggaaagacacttagagtagtttaggactttgtttcttttcctttggccgtactattaaggggagtatgaactagtagcttgaccagatgagtctaatggtttaggtgtggtgcacacttgtcaaacttagcactaagCAGCTCAAGGACAGTCCATAGATCAGTTGAAGTCGATGTTGTTCACAAAGTTAGTAAAATTTGAGGTGAATGAAGACTTGGATGATGATCGGACGCATAGGTGCCATGCCCGGTCAGTGTTAGCTCGCGCAGCTAGGGTGTG belongs to Miscanthus floridulus cultivar M001 chromosome 4, ASM1932011v1, whole genome shotgun sequence and includes:
- the LOC136550948 gene encoding large ribosomal subunit protein eL15z-like yields the protein MGAYKYVSELWRRKQSDVMRFVQRVRCWEYRQQPAIVRLTRPTRPDKARRLGYKAKQGYVVYRVRVRRGGRKRPVPKGIVYGKPKHQGITQLKFQRNKRSVAEERAGRKLGGLRVLNSYWLNEDSTYKYFEIILVDVAHKAIKTDPRINWLCNPVHKHRELRGLTSAGKKFRGLRGKGHTHHKNRPSRRATWKRNQTLSLRRYR